The following coding sequences lie in one Microbacterium sp. XT11 genomic window:
- the xseA gene encoding exodeoxyribonuclease VII large subunit — translation MTVFEAVTEPGETPPADSVAPRDSTANAPTSVARLNATIRDFVARWNTVWVEGEITSWNVRAGNVFARLKDTRSDAHISIRIWSSVRARIPADLGVGDHVVAAVKADYFVKSGDFSFAVSAMKHVGLGDQLERLERLRVQLRQEGLFDPARKKRLPFLPHLIGLITGERSDAEKDVHRNAELRWPHVRFRTEYAAVQGDRCVPDTLAALARLDADPEVDVIIIARGGGDPQALLGFSDERLVRAVAAARTPIVSAIGHENDHPLLDDVADLRASTPTDAAKRVVPDVSEQRAVIAQLRSRSTMRLTQRITHDIAQLEQLRSRPALRSPDPIIDSRAQELWLLQSRGRDTITRRLDAAGRETGELRASLRALSPAATLARGYAIAHLQGGVILRDAADAPAGTALTITVDRGSVAARSDGEIAEGR, via the coding sequence ATGACAGTGTTCGAGGCAGTGACGGAACCGGGCGAGACGCCGCCCGCCGACTCGGTCGCCCCCCGTGATTCCACGGCGAACGCGCCGACCTCGGTCGCCCGACTCAACGCGACGATCCGCGACTTCGTGGCACGCTGGAACACCGTGTGGGTCGAGGGCGAGATCACCTCGTGGAACGTCCGCGCCGGCAACGTCTTCGCACGCCTCAAGGACACGCGCTCCGACGCGCACATCTCGATCCGCATCTGGTCGAGCGTCCGCGCGCGCATCCCCGCCGACCTCGGCGTCGGGGATCACGTCGTGGCCGCCGTCAAGGCCGACTACTTCGTCAAGAGCGGCGACTTCAGCTTCGCAGTGTCGGCGATGAAGCACGTCGGTCTGGGCGACCAGCTGGAGCGCCTCGAGCGGCTGCGCGTGCAGCTGCGTCAAGAGGGCCTGTTCGACCCCGCGCGCAAGAAGCGCCTGCCGTTCCTGCCGCACCTGATCGGGCTGATCACGGGTGAGAGGTCGGATGCCGAGAAAGACGTGCACCGCAACGCCGAGCTGCGCTGGCCGCACGTGCGTTTCCGCACCGAGTATGCGGCGGTGCAGGGCGACCGGTGCGTACCGGACACTCTTGCGGCTCTCGCGCGGCTCGACGCCGACCCCGAGGTCGACGTCATCATCATCGCGCGCGGCGGCGGCGACCCGCAGGCGCTTCTCGGCTTCAGCGACGAGCGCCTCGTTCGTGCGGTCGCGGCGGCGAGGACGCCGATCGTGAGCGCGATCGGTCACGAGAACGACCACCCCCTGCTCGACGACGTGGCGGACCTGCGCGCCTCCACGCCGACGGATGCCGCCAAGCGCGTGGTGCCCGACGTGAGCGAGCAGCGCGCCGTCATCGCGCAGCTGCGCTCACGCTCCACGATGCGCCTCACCCAGCGCATCACCCACGACATCGCCCAGCTGGAGCAGCTGCGGTCGCGTCCCGCCCTGCGCTCCCCCGACCCGATCATCGACTCGCGCGCTCAGGAGCTGTGGCTGCTCCAGTCCCGGGGGCGCGACACGATCACCAGGCGCCTCGACGCGGCGGGCCGGGAGACGGGCGAACTGCGGGCCTCCCTGCGCGCCCTGTCGCCCGCTGCAACGCTCGCGCGCGGTTACGCCATCGCCCATCTGCAGGGCGGCGTCATCCTCCGCGACGCGGCGGACGCCCCGGCGGGCACCGCTCTGACCATCACGGTCGACCGCGGGTCGGTCGCCGCACGCTCCGACGGCGAGATCGCCGAGGGCCGCTGA
- a CDS encoding IclR family transcriptional regulator, whose product MTAPKREQTLIGSVQRALSLVDIVANSARPVPVKALATAAGLTPGTTYNLVRTLVHEGYLQNEPDGVVLGSRFPGFAAGSDSRGVFLARVREALNTASDRTGVTAYLSRYSDGEVHLVDIVDARRSPRVELWVGVHDSAHATALGKQILAELPLEDRLDYLSRHPLGELTPHTISDRRALLTQLERGGDWMLDREEYAIGHTCIAVPVSAPGVTASLAVSVPTERGDVDVPGVVRQLRDVAGRLSLQLGAERFGQFPI is encoded by the coding sequence ATGACGGCTCCGAAGCGGGAACAGACCCTGATCGGGTCCGTTCAGCGCGCGCTTTCGCTCGTCGACATCGTCGCGAACTCGGCCCGACCCGTGCCCGTGAAGGCGCTTGCGACCGCCGCCGGCCTGACGCCGGGGACCACGTACAACCTGGTCCGCACGCTCGTTCACGAGGGATATCTGCAGAACGAACCCGACGGTGTCGTGCTGGGCTCCCGCTTTCCCGGGTTCGCGGCAGGGAGCGACAGCAGGGGCGTGTTCCTCGCCCGCGTGCGGGAGGCGCTCAACACGGCATCCGATCGCACGGGCGTCACCGCGTACCTGTCCCGCTACTCCGACGGCGAGGTCCACCTCGTCGACATCGTCGACGCGCGGCGCAGTCCGCGGGTCGAGCTGTGGGTGGGCGTGCACGACAGCGCGCACGCGACCGCGCTCGGCAAGCAGATCCTCGCCGAGCTGCCGCTCGAGGACCGGCTCGACTACCTGTCCCGGCATCCGCTCGGCGAGCTGACCCCGCACACGATCAGCGACCGCCGCGCGCTGCTGACCCAGCTGGAACGTGGCGGCGACTGGATGCTGGACCGCGAGGAGTACGCGATCGGGCACACGTGCATCGCGGTCCCGGTGAGCGCCCCCGGCGTCACCGCCTCGCTCGCGGTGTCGGTGCCGACCGAGCGCGGCGACGTCGACGTGCCCGGCGTCGTGCGGCAGCTGCGCGACGTCGCAGGGCGGCTCTCCCTGCAGCTGGGGGCCGAGAGGTTCGGCCAGTTCCCGATCTGA
- a CDS encoding 4-hydroxy-3-methylbut-2-enyl diphosphate reductase, protein MTSTSVHLPTPRLPRQRAAAGRLQDNPVEGHKRVLLAAPRGYCAGVDRAVVAVEKALERYGAPVYVRKQIVHNIHVVTELEAKGAIFVDEVDEVPEGAHVVFSAHGVSPAVVNAASDRGLHAIDATCPLVTKVHREAVRFARDDYEILLIGHDGHEEVEGTAGEAPAHVTIVNSPDEADTVQVKDPSKVVWLSQTTLSVDETMETVNRLRARFPELHNPPSDDICYATQNRQVAIKKVAAEADLVIVVGSANSSNSVRLVEVALEHGAKAAYRVDYAEELKQEWLDGVATVGVTSGASVPEVLVREVLEALDGAGYHDVEEVRTAEEDLMFSLPKELRQDASGQRDGRALGGRTSR, encoded by the coding sequence GTGACTTCGACTTCTGTTCATCTGCCGACTCCGCGCCTCCCACGTCAGCGTGCGGCGGCCGGGCGGCTTCAGGATAACCCCGTCGAGGGACACAAGCGCGTGCTGCTCGCGGCTCCGCGCGGGTACTGCGCCGGCGTCGACCGCGCCGTGGTCGCCGTGGAGAAGGCGCTGGAGCGCTACGGCGCGCCCGTGTACGTGCGCAAGCAGATCGTGCACAACATCCACGTGGTCACCGAGCTCGAGGCGAAGGGAGCGATCTTCGTCGACGAGGTCGACGAGGTCCCCGAGGGCGCGCACGTCGTGTTCAGCGCGCACGGCGTCTCGCCTGCTGTGGTGAACGCGGCATCCGATCGGGGTCTGCACGCGATCGACGCGACCTGCCCGCTCGTGACGAAGGTGCACCGTGAGGCCGTTCGATTCGCGCGTGACGACTACGAGATCCTCCTCATCGGCCACGACGGGCACGAAGAGGTCGAGGGGACTGCCGGCGAGGCGCCCGCGCACGTCACGATCGTGAACTCGCCCGACGAGGCCGACACCGTGCAGGTCAAGGACCCGTCGAAGGTCGTGTGGCTCTCGCAGACCACGCTCTCGGTCGACGAGACCATGGAGACCGTGAACCGGCTGCGCGCCCGGTTCCCCGAGCTGCACAACCCGCCGTCGGACGACATCTGCTACGCGACGCAGAACCGTCAGGTCGCGATCAAGAAGGTCGCCGCGGAGGCAGACCTCGTGATCGTGGTGGGCTCCGCGAACTCCTCCAACAGCGTGCGCCTGGTCGAGGTCGCGCTCGAGCACGGAGCGAAGGCCGCCTATCGCGTGGACTACGCCGAAGAGCTCAAGCAGGAGTGGCTCGACGGCGTGGCGACGGTCGGCGTGACGAGCGGCGCGTCAGTGCCCGAGGTGCTCGTGCGCGAGGTGCTCGAGGCGCTCGACGGCGCCGGATACCACGACGTCGAGGAGGTCCGCACGGCGGAGGAGGACCTCATGTTCTCGCTGCCGAAGGAGCTCCGCCAGGACGCGTCTGGGCAGCGCGACGGGAGAGCGCTCGGCGGTCGCACCTCCCGCTGA